The Delphinus delphis chromosome 10, mDelDel1.2, whole genome shotgun sequence genome includes a region encoding these proteins:
- the LOC132432636 gene encoding BOLA class I histocompatibility antigen, alpha chain BL3-7-like isoform X2, producing the protein MAPRTLLLLLSGALALTGTWAGSHSLRYFYTGVSRPGRREPRFITVGYVDDTQFVRFDSDASNPREEPRAPWVEQEGPEYWKEQTEVCKDTAQNFRASLDTLRGYYNQSKAGSHTYQWMYGCDVGPDGRLLRGYQQYAYDGADYIALNEDLSSWTAADAAAQITKGKWEAAGVVEHYRAYLEGACVEWLLRYLENGKDTLQRADPPKTHVTHHPISDREVTLRCWALGFYPKEISLTWQRDGEDQTQDMELVETRPSGDRTFQKWAALVVPSGEEQRYTCHVQHEGLQEPLTLRWEPPPQSFVPIMSLIVGLILVVDGAVVAGAVIWRKKHSGEKRGSYAQAASKCGGAVIPETLAVTVPRALMCLSRILKCEAAASWGLSDARSHYVASDAATPLSAAASECVCVPCSIM; encoded by the exons ATGGCACCGCGAACCCTCCTCCTGCTCCTCTCCGGGGCCCTGGCTCTGACCGGGACCTGGGCGG gctcCCACTCCCTGAGGTATTTCTACACCGGGGTGTCCCGGCCCGGCCGCCGGGAGCCCCGCTTCATCACCGTCGGCTACGTGGACGACACGCAGTTCGTGCGGTTCGACAGCGACGCCTCGAATCCGAGGGAAGAGCCGCGGGCGCCGTGGGTGGAGCAGGAGGGGCCGGAGTACTGGAAAGAGCAGACGGAGGTCTGCAAGGACACCGCACAGAATTTCCGAGCGAGCCTGGACACCCTGCGCGGCTACTACAACCAGAGCAAGGCCG GGTCTCACACCTACCAGTGGATGTACGGCTGCGACGTGGGGCCGGACGGTCGCCTCCTCCGCGGGTACCAACAGTACGCCTACGACGGCGCCGATTACATCGCCCTGAACGAAGACCTGAGCTCCTGGACCGCAGCCGACGCGGCGGCTCAGATCACCAAGGGCAAGTGGGAGGCGGCCGGTGTTGTGGAGCACTACAGAGCCTACCTGGAGGGCGCCTGCGTGGAGTGGCTCCTCAGATACCTGGAGAACGGGAAGGACACGCTGCAGCGCGCAG ACCCTCCAAAGACACACGTGACCCACCACCCCATCTCTGACCGTGAGGTCACCCTGaggtgctgggccctgggcttcTACCCTAAGGAGATCTCACTGACCTGGCAGCGTGATGGGGAGGATCAGACCCAGGACATGGAGCTTGTGGAGACCAGGCCTTCAGGGGACAGAACCTTCCAGAAGTGGGCGGCCCTGGTGGTGCCTTCTGGAGAGGAGCAGAGATACACGTGCCACGTGCAGCATGAGGGGCTTCAGGAGCCCCTCACCCTGAGATGGG AACCTCCTCCTCAGTCCTTCGTCCCCATCATGTCCCTCATTGTTGGCCTGATCTTGGTGGTAGATGGAGCCGTGGTGGCTGGAGCTGTGATCTGGAGGAAGAAGCACTCAg GTGAAAAACGAGGGAGCTACGCTCAGGCTGCAAGTAAGTGTGGAGGGGCTGTGATTCCTGAGACCCTT GCAGTGACAGTGCCCAGGGCTCTGATGTGTCTCTCACGGATCCTAAAG TGTGAGGCAGCAGCCTCGTGGGGACTGAGTGATGCACGGTCCCACTATGTGGCTTCAGATGCCGCGACTCCTCTTTCTGCAGCTGCATCTGAATGTGTATGTGTTCCTTGTAGCATAATGTGA
- the LOC132432636 gene encoding BOLA class I histocompatibility antigen, alpha chain BL3-7-like isoform X1 produces the protein MAPRTLLLLLSGALALTGTWAGSHSLRYFYTGVSRPGRREPRFITVGYVDDTQFVRFDSDASNPREEPRAPWVEQEGPEYWKEQTEVCKDTAQNFRASLDTLRGYYNQSKAGSHTYQWMYGCDVGPDGRLLRGYQQYAYDGADYIALNEDLSSWTAADAAAQITKGKWEAAGVVEHYRAYLEGACVEWLLRYLENGKDTLQRADPPKTHVTHHPISDREVTLRCWALGFYPKEISLTWQRDGEDQTQDMELVETRPSGDRTFQKWAALVVPSGEEQRYTCHVQHEGLQEPLTLRWEPPPQSFVPIMSLIVGLILVVDGAVVAGAVIWRKKHSGEKRGSYAQAASSDSAQGSDVSLTDPKGETLEGLDWERCWGGGDAPGGGEL, from the exons ATGGCACCGCGAACCCTCCTCCTGCTCCTCTCCGGGGCCCTGGCTCTGACCGGGACCTGGGCGG gctcCCACTCCCTGAGGTATTTCTACACCGGGGTGTCCCGGCCCGGCCGCCGGGAGCCCCGCTTCATCACCGTCGGCTACGTGGACGACACGCAGTTCGTGCGGTTCGACAGCGACGCCTCGAATCCGAGGGAAGAGCCGCGGGCGCCGTGGGTGGAGCAGGAGGGGCCGGAGTACTGGAAAGAGCAGACGGAGGTCTGCAAGGACACCGCACAGAATTTCCGAGCGAGCCTGGACACCCTGCGCGGCTACTACAACCAGAGCAAGGCCG GGTCTCACACCTACCAGTGGATGTACGGCTGCGACGTGGGGCCGGACGGTCGCCTCCTCCGCGGGTACCAACAGTACGCCTACGACGGCGCCGATTACATCGCCCTGAACGAAGACCTGAGCTCCTGGACCGCAGCCGACGCGGCGGCTCAGATCACCAAGGGCAAGTGGGAGGCGGCCGGTGTTGTGGAGCACTACAGAGCCTACCTGGAGGGCGCCTGCGTGGAGTGGCTCCTCAGATACCTGGAGAACGGGAAGGACACGCTGCAGCGCGCAG ACCCTCCAAAGACACACGTGACCCACCACCCCATCTCTGACCGTGAGGTCACCCTGaggtgctgggccctgggcttcTACCCTAAGGAGATCTCACTGACCTGGCAGCGTGATGGGGAGGATCAGACCCAGGACATGGAGCTTGTGGAGACCAGGCCTTCAGGGGACAGAACCTTCCAGAAGTGGGCGGCCCTGGTGGTGCCTTCTGGAGAGGAGCAGAGATACACGTGCCACGTGCAGCATGAGGGGCTTCAGGAGCCCCTCACCCTGAGATGGG AACCTCCTCCTCAGTCCTTCGTCCCCATCATGTCCCTCATTGTTGGCCTGATCTTGGTGGTAGATGGAGCCGTGGTGGCTGGAGCTGTGATCTGGAGGAAGAAGCACTCAg GTGAAAAACGAGGGAGCTACGCTCAGGCTGCAA GCAGTGACAGTGCCCAGGGCTCTGATGTGTCTCTCACGGATCCTAAAGGTGAGACCCTGGAGGGCCTAGACTGGGAGAGGTGTTGGGGCGGAGGAGATGCCCCGGGTGGTGGGGAGCTTTGA